From a single Shewanella denitrificans OS217 genomic region:
- a CDS encoding M35 family metallo-endopeptidase, producing MKYRILLSCFAVLLFSSAASAKVHTGIDVNIQPIKSSLTNNEDVYVKVSYKNRSNQAVNILRWYLPDANGNLEEGIFKISRDGEVIDYLGAHYKRPAPTDADYVTLNPNQKLSYKVELSGVYDLSEEGQYSVSLDVSNMALFSPSTANKPNKGNGDSAVQASALKSDAQALVYVSKVSSRKRCNPRKEDCGGGGGGTEDVTFTGACSNSEQNSIFAGLDAAKSMTNSSVSYLNGSVGPRYTTWFGTYSSARFNKVAGNFDAIKDALDNKPKVFDCSCNQSYYAYVYPSQPYKVYLCRAFWSAGTTGTDSKGGTIIHELSHFNVVAGTDDIVYGQTGAKNLAISDPNGATNNADNHEYFGENTPNLN from the coding sequence ATGAAATATAGAATATTGCTCTCTTGCTTTGCAGTGCTGCTGTTTTCATCCGCGGCATCGGCTAAGGTACACACAGGGATAGACGTTAACATACAGCCAATTAAAAGTAGCTTAACCAACAATGAAGATGTCTACGTCAAAGTCAGCTATAAGAACCGCAGTAATCAGGCCGTCAATATTTTGCGTTGGTACTTGCCTGACGCCAATGGCAACCTAGAAGAAGGGATATTTAAAATAAGCCGTGATGGTGAAGTTATCGATTATTTAGGTGCTCACTATAAGCGCCCAGCGCCGACAGATGCCGATTATGTGACGCTTAACCCTAACCAAAAGTTGAGCTATAAAGTAGAGCTTTCAGGCGTTTATGACTTGTCTGAGGAAGGGCAATATAGCGTCAGTCTTGATGTCAGCAATATGGCCTTGTTTTCACCAAGCACAGCGAATAAACCCAACAAAGGCAATGGTGATTCCGCAGTTCAAGCGTCAGCCTTGAAAAGTGATGCACAAGCTCTGGTCTATGTAAGTAAAGTCAGTAGCCGTAAACGCTGTAATCCCCGTAAAGAAGATTGCGGTGGTGGCGGTGGCGGAACAGAGGATGTGACATTCACTGGCGCTTGCTCTAACTCTGAACAAAACTCAATTTTTGCCGGATTAGATGCAGCAAAATCTATGACCAATAGCAGCGTGTCTTATTTAAATGGCAGCGTAGGTCCCCGTTATACCACTTGGTTTGGTACTTATTCGAGCGCTCGTTTCAACAAAGTCGCGGGTAATTTTGATGCCATAAAAGATGCCTTAGACAACAAGCCTAAAGTCTTCGATTGCAGCTGTAATCAAAGTTATTACGCTTATGTTTACCCAAGCCAGCCTTACAAAGTCTATCTATGTCGAGCGTTTTGGAGTGCGGGCACCACAGGCACAGATTCTAAGGGCGGCACCATCATTCATGAGTTGAGTCATTTTAACGTGGTCGCGGGCACTGACGACATAGTCTATGGCCAAACCGGCGCGAAAAACTTAGCCATAAGCGATCCAAACGGCGCCACCAATAATGCCGATAACCACGAATACTTTGGCGAAAACACCCCCAACCTGAACTAA
- a CDS encoding class I SAM-dependent methyltransferase: MDKNQQAVALFNQLAQGYQDKYMDVGLYETLLGEFCAQLTHNAWVLDMACGPGNLSRYLLDKRPDIQLLGLELAPNMVALAKQNNPEAEFVQMDCRAIEFNHLSNKTFATRLTGEKTQRFDALICGFVLPYLTPAEVLALFDDMQQLVKDDGIIYLSTMTGKLADSGFQTSSSGQQMFIHYHEEAHLLRALSEAGFEMISHKQQAVSNPSPERQVVDSLFIIKKRP; encoded by the coding sequence ATGGACAAGAATCAACAGGCAGTTGCCCTATTTAATCAATTGGCCCAAGGCTATCAAGACAAATACATGGACGTGGGTTTGTACGAGACGCTACTCGGTGAGTTTTGCGCCCAGCTTACCCACAATGCTTGGGTGTTAGATATGGCCTGTGGTCCTGGCAACCTTAGCCGCTATTTGTTAGATAAGCGTCCTGATATCCAGCTATTAGGATTAGAGCTTGCGCCCAATATGGTAGCGCTTGCCAAACAGAATAACCCAGAGGCTGAGTTTGTGCAGATGGATTGCCGTGCCATTGAATTCAATCACCTATCAAATAAAACATTCGCGACAAGATTAACAGGAGAAAAGACTCAAAGGTTCGATGCCTTGATATGCGGATTTGTGTTGCCCTATTTAACGCCTGCAGAAGTGCTGGCATTATTTGATGATATGCAACAACTTGTAAAAGACGATGGCATTATTTACTTAAGCACCATGACAGGAAAACTGGCTGATTCAGGCTTTCAAACCTCAAGCAGTGGCCAGCAAATGTTTATTCATTATCACGAAGAGGCGCACCTTTTGAGGGCCTTATCTGAAGCGGGGTTTGAAATGATAAGCCATAAGCAACAAGCCGTGTCTAACCCTTCGCCTGAACGTCAAGTTGTAGACAGTCTGTTTATAATAAAAAAGCGCCCTTAG
- a CDS encoding VOC family protein: MEKVTGIGGIFFRAAAPSELALWYEMHLGVTQVPQSYEQPAWQQVAGDTVFAPFSQDSDYFGRASQQWMINFKVNDLTAMVAQLRKAGIEVTVDPEDYPNGNFARLHDPEGNPIELWQPK; encoded by the coding sequence ATGGAAAAAGTCACCGGAATAGGCGGGATATTTTTTCGCGCTGCCGCCCCAAGCGAGTTAGCGCTTTGGTATGAAATGCACCTTGGGGTGACGCAAGTACCGCAAAGTTATGAGCAGCCTGCCTGGCAGCAAGTGGCGGGGGACACAGTATTCGCACCGTTTAGCCAAGACAGTGATTATTTTGGCAGGGCAAGTCAGCAATGGATGATCAATTTTAAAGTCAATGATTTAACCGCCATGGTGGCTCAGCTTAGAAAGGCGGGTATTGAGGTCACTGTGGATCCCGAAGATTACCCCAATGGAAACTTTGCCAGATTGCATGACCCAGAAGGTAACCCTATAGAGCTTTGGCAGCCCAAATAG
- a CDS encoding GFA family protein, with protein MKTIHKGACLCGEIRFTVATPLGAGDVCHCVQCRKWTGHQFANTEVPRAALSIEGEQHLKWFHSSNKVRRGFCNHCGSSLFFDPIDTVKHQWIGIALGAFESPTHTKINLHIFTAEKGDYYEITDGAKQNDY; from the coding sequence GTGAAGACGATACATAAAGGTGCCTGCTTGTGTGGCGAGATCCGCTTTACGGTAGCCACCCCATTAGGGGCGGGTGATGTGTGTCACTGCGTGCAATGCCGCAAATGGACTGGGCATCAATTTGCCAATACTGAAGTGCCGCGCGCCGCACTTAGCATAGAAGGGGAGCAGCATTTGAAGTGGTTTCACTCATCCAATAAGGTGCGCCGCGGCTTTTGCAATCATTGTGGCTCATCACTCTTTTTTGACCCTATAGACACAGTCAAGCATCAGTGGATTGGCATCGCCCTCGGGGCATTTGAGTCACCTACCCATACCAAGATAAATCTGCACATCTTTACCGCCGAGAAAGGGGACTACTACGAGATAACCGACGGCGCCAAACAAAATGACTATTAA
- a CDS encoding GntR family transcriptional regulator translates to MNLASESPQPIVHQTRTQVVLKVIREWILSGQIKGGEPLRQSYIAQKLNVSRIPVREALVQLDAEGLVNFEPHKGATATLLSVEQVTELFELRAMIEVDLLAKAIPNLQDVHLIKAQSVLDQLELAFKLESSVATWSELNRQFHTCLYQAANRPHTLEVVQGLNIHSDRYIRLQLLHTGGIPTAEREHRALLELCQCKDIAGASELLHQHIIGALAAIKALVEKQVN, encoded by the coding sequence ATGAACTTAGCCTCTGAATCACCTCAACCCATTGTTCATCAAACTCGCACTCAAGTCGTGTTGAAAGTCATCCGAGAATGGATTTTATCTGGCCAAATCAAAGGCGGTGAACCCTTAAGGCAGTCATACATTGCCCAAAAGTTAAATGTGAGTCGAATTCCTGTTCGTGAAGCCTTGGTACAGTTGGATGCAGAAGGCTTAGTTAACTTTGAGCCTCATAAAGGTGCGACTGCCACCCTATTGTCTGTGGAGCAAGTGACCGAGCTTTTTGAGCTCAGGGCCATGATTGAGGTCGATTTGCTTGCAAAAGCTATCCCGAATCTGCAAGATGTTCACCTTATAAAGGCACAGAGTGTCTTAGATCAGCTAGAGCTGGCTTTTAAACTAGAAAGTTCTGTAGCAACTTGGAGCGAATTAAACAGACAATTTCATACCTGTTTATACCAAGCGGCTAACCGCCCTCATACATTAGAGGTTGTTCAAGGCTTGAATATCCATAGCGATCGCTATATTCGCTTGCAACTTTTACATACTGGGGGGATCCCGACTGCCGAACGAGAGCATAGGGCCTTACTTGAGCTGTGCCAGTGCAAAGATATTGCCGGCGCCAGTGAATTATTACATCAACATATTATTGGTGCACTAGCGGCAATTAAAGCCTTAGTTGAAAAACAAGTGAACTAG
- a CDS encoding thiamine pyrophosphate-binding protein, producing the protein MTSSIQENFGLQYHNSLPQLGHSIAELLQFFGANRVYGVGGDFVANLINSLESTLAVLPSSNEMHAGFSACAQAEVAGLGVCLMTYTVGSLPCISAAALARTEGLPVIFLSGAPGENEIAQHALHHTVHPHSAWHTDLNAALNAFKALGIRAERLQGQRHTGQPNIAAEQCLSLLSHAYINRQPVYIEIPRDLVNLATQALSLPANLDALLAPRLNLTGAEFIAAEIIEKLAHSSAPLLFLGEKLRLNPALLASLVQLCKRHQIPYAVTWFAKGMVDEADALCLGCYNGVFSHTIGKIYIETMADYVLEIGTSIFPSDTNNAFGSQTHAIDNHPNKTMLKGTAMWEQDILAVISILDTITQLTPIPRSQPASDFINNKPALIDENRQRLEPLEPLSYANLAKVINAAQITLPRPYIFIPEVGNAFFASFELETLGNQLGRSFFANPWYAAMGTSLPYARAIADELQWQQCQQPILVITGDGGFNFQSNELINLQKQNANITILYMRNNVFHLGKAGNAPIYHCNHQGFDPKILIQAYGGVGHVCQTITELLDTLKRTATGGLHLIEINTPIALEQQSEISRKLNSYIGFKNGDPTAMRQWQSLCGNSQEK; encoded by the coding sequence ATGACGTCATCCATACAAGAAAACTTCGGTTTACAGTACCATAACAGTCTACCGCAACTTGGGCATAGCATAGCCGAGTTATTGCAATTTTTTGGCGCGAATCGAGTCTATGGTGTGGGAGGAGATTTCGTCGCTAACCTTATCAATTCACTGGAAAGCACATTAGCGGTACTTCCCTCCAGCAATGAAATGCATGCCGGTTTCAGTGCCTGTGCACAAGCAGAAGTTGCGGGGTTAGGTGTGTGTTTAATGACCTATACCGTTGGCAGTCTGCCTTGTATATCTGCAGCAGCCCTTGCCCGCACCGAAGGTCTGCCGGTCATTTTTTTATCCGGGGCGCCTGGGGAGAATGAAATTGCTCAGCACGCGTTACACCACACAGTGCACCCCCATTCGGCCTGGCATACCGACCTTAACGCCGCGCTGAATGCGTTTAAGGCGCTGGGGATCCGTGCCGAACGTTTACAAGGTCAAAGACACACAGGTCAGCCCAATATCGCAGCAGAACAATGCTTAAGCTTACTGAGTCATGCCTATATCAACCGTCAACCTGTGTATATTGAGATCCCTCGAGATTTAGTTAATCTAGCCACCCAAGCATTGAGTTTGCCCGCGAACCTTGATGCGCTGCTAGCCCCTAGATTGAATTTAACTGGCGCGGAATTTATCGCCGCCGAGATCATCGAAAAGTTAGCCCACTCTTCTGCACCTCTCTTGTTTCTGGGTGAAAAATTACGACTGAATCCAGCATTATTGGCAAGCTTAGTCCAGTTATGCAAACGCCATCAAATCCCCTATGCGGTGACTTGGTTTGCTAAAGGCATGGTCGATGAAGCCGATGCGCTCTGTCTTGGCTGTTATAACGGGGTTTTTAGTCACACCATAGGCAAGATCTATATTGAAACTATGGCCGATTATGTACTCGAAATTGGCACGTCAATCTTCCCATCTGATACTAACAACGCCTTTGGTAGCCAAACCCACGCGATTGATAATCACCCTAATAAGACCATGCTAAAAGGCACCGCGATGTGGGAGCAAGATATTCTCGCCGTGATTAGCATTCTCGATACCATCACCCAATTGACCCCTATTCCCAGATCGCAACCGGCGAGTGACTTTATTAATAATAAGCCGGCATTAATCGATGAAAATCGACAACGCCTTGAGCCGCTTGAACCACTGAGTTACGCCAATTTGGCAAAAGTAATCAACGCGGCGCAAATCACCTTGCCCCGCCCCTATATTTTCATCCCCGAGGTAGGTAACGCCTTCTTTGCCAGTTTCGAATTGGAAACCTTAGGTAATCAGCTAGGTCGTAGCTTCTTCGCCAATCCATGGTATGCCGCTATGGGCACTAGCCTACCCTATGCCAGAGCCATTGCCGATGAATTGCAATGGCAACAATGCCAGCAGCCCATTTTAGTCATCACTGGTGATGGTGGTTTTAATTTTCAATCAAATGAACTGATTAACTTACAAAAACAAAATGCTAACATAACAATACTTTATATGCGTAATAACGTGTTCCATCTGGGCAAAGCCGGCAATGCGCCTATATATCACTGCAACCATCAAGGTTTCGATCCAAAAATATTGATCCAAGCTTATGGTGGTGTAGGCCACGTTTGCCAAACCATCACTGAATTACTCGACACGCTTAAACGCACCGCTACAGGGGGGTTACATCTTATTGAAATTAACACACCAATCGCGCTTGAACAGCAAAGTGAAATCAGTCGAAAACTCAATTCCTATATAGGTTTCAAAAATGGCGATCCCACGGCAATGCGTCAATGGCAAAGTTTGTGTGGTAATTCTCAAGAAAAGTGA
- a CDS encoding ketoacyl-ACP synthase III — translation MQYAHITGWGKCVPPAKLTNDDLATFMETSDEWIKSRTGISERHISHVNTSEMASVAAAHALAAAGIDGCELDLIILASASPDTLIPNIASTVQANVGATCGAFDINAACSGFLYGLGLASSLIKSGQNKKILVIGAERLSFYLDWSRRDTAVLFGDAAGAVVLEASEQPGGVLGYELNNDPEGRDILKSQFGSQMDRFDASSLDFFIQFNGQEIFKRAINGMGSLSAKVLDKCQLDKDDVDFVIPHQANERIIDTLVSRMKIPKEKAFVNIANYGNTSAATIPIAICDALEQGLIKPQQKILSCAFGAGLTSAAAVFQWGDRVTPVRRSDAALPKCDKTALELIKPAVDYFFKKAEQEGR, via the coding sequence ATGCAGTACGCTCATATTACAGGTTGGGGAAAATGCGTTCCTCCTGCTAAGTTAACCAATGATGATCTTGCCACTTTTATGGAAACCTCCGATGAGTGGATCAAGTCCCGCACTGGGATCAGTGAGCGTCACATCAGTCATGTTAACACCTCTGAGATGGCTAGCGTCGCCGCCGCCCATGCCTTAGCTGCTGCTGGCATCGATGGCTGTGAGCTGGATTTAATCATATTGGCATCTGCAAGCCCTGATACCTTAATCCCAAATATTGCATCCACAGTACAAGCCAATGTAGGTGCGACCTGCGGTGCATTTGATATTAATGCTGCCTGCAGTGGTTTTCTCTATGGTTTAGGATTAGCGAGCTCGTTAATTAAAAGTGGTCAAAATAAGAAAATCCTCGTGATTGGCGCCGAACGTCTGTCTTTCTATCTTGATTGGTCTCGCCGTGATACTGCAGTGCTCTTTGGCGACGCTGCGGGTGCTGTGGTGCTTGAAGCCAGCGAGCAGCCAGGCGGAGTATTAGGCTATGAGCTTAATAACGATCCCGAAGGCCGCGACATTTTAAAGTCACAGTTTGGCAGCCAGATGGACAGATTCGATGCCAGCTCATTGGATTTTTTCATTCAATTTAATGGCCAAGAAATCTTTAAGCGCGCCATTAATGGCATGGGCAGTTTAAGTGCCAAGGTGCTCGACAAGTGCCAGCTAGATAAAGATGATGTGGATTTTGTCATTCCCCATCAGGCTAACGAGCGTATTATCGATACCTTAGTCAGCCGGATGAAAATTCCTAAAGAAAAAGCCTTCGTTAATATTGCTAACTATGGCAATACTTCGGCAGCGACCATCCCTATCGCCATTTGTGATGCGTTAGAGCAAGGTCTGATCAAACCGCAACAGAAGATTTTGTCTTGTGCCTTTGGTGCCGGCTTAACTTCAGCGGCCGCGGTATTTCAATGGGGTGATAGAGTGACTCCAGTAAGAAGAAGCGATGCAGCACTGCCTAAATGCGATAAAACAGCGCTTGAATTAATCAAACCTGCGGTGGATTACTTTTTCAAAAAAGCCGAGCAAGAAGGCAGATAA
- a CDS encoding GNAT family N-acetyltransferase gives MKIDIINEEATALVDTLVAGVRQYNVDNMGDETSKPLTVVAHDDEGKLLGGVSGRTIYKNFLINVVWVHEQARGTGLGRELMQLAEVAAKDRGCLLAQVDTLSFQAPVFYQKLGFEIVGRVPQIADIPERFFLMKTY, from the coding sequence ATGAAGATAGACATCATAAATGAAGAAGCCACAGCGCTTGTAGATACCTTAGTTGCCGGTGTGCGTCAGTATAATGTTGACAATATGGGGGACGAGACCTCCAAGCCCCTGACCGTAGTTGCCCATGATGACGAAGGCAAGCTGTTAGGCGGCGTATCGGGGCGAACTATTTACAAAAACTTTTTAATCAATGTGGTGTGGGTCCATGAGCAGGCTCGCGGAACAGGCCTTGGGCGGGAATTGATGCAATTGGCTGAAGTTGCAGCCAAGGATAGAGGTTGCCTATTGGCTCAGGTGGATACCTTATCCTTTCAAGCGCCAGTTTTTTATCAGAAGTTAGGTTTTGAAATTGTCGGGCGGGTACCTCAAATTGCCGACATCCCGGAGCGTTTTTTCCTGATGAAAACCTATTGA
- a CDS encoding GFA family protein has product MERRASCNCGQVSVTTKGEPLRVSVCHCIACQKRTGSAFGVQARFPIDHTKIFGETKVYQRTGESGAVIDFYFCPNCGATAYFSSVSLPEVIAIPVGNFASLTFNIVPQLGSQGDHKSAAQTFPHPTVSIYQVRALPWVNLTGINDVYD; this is encoded by the coding sequence ATGGAAAGACGCGCCAGCTGTAATTGCGGTCAAGTGTCGGTTACCACTAAAGGTGAGCCACTAAGAGTCTCAGTATGTCACTGTATTGCTTGCCAAAAGCGTACAGGAAGTGCTTTTGGGGTTCAAGCTAGGTTTCCAATCGATCACACTAAAATTTTTGGTGAAACAAAAGTCTATCAACGCACGGGAGAAAGCGGCGCAGTGATCGATTTTTATTTCTGCCCTAACTGTGGCGCTACGGCTTATTTCTCTTCGGTTTCCCTGCCTGAAGTGATAGCCATTCCTGTAGGTAACTTTGCCAGTCTGACCTTCAATATCGTGCCGCAATTAGGTTCTCAAGGGGATCACAAGAGCGCCGCACAAACCTTCCCTCATCCGACAGTCAGTATTTACCAAGTGAGGGCCTTGCCTTGGGTAAACTTAACTGGCATTAATGACGTGTATGATTGA
- the oleD gene encoding 2-alkyl-3-oxoalkanoate reductase, whose translation MEGITVLVSKQTELEQQILNQTDIENSQLSCLTQGEQAVLRALKSQCTKVFVTGAGGFLGKAICKRLRAAGIEVVGFARSAYPELVRLGVDMYQGDICDYDKLLDAMKGCDLVFHVASKAGVWGSEDSYFLPNVNGTANVLRACKKHKIQKLVYTSTPSVTFQGQDENGIDESAPYASKFLNFYAQSKACAEKMVLAANGEKVKTVALRPHLIWGPGDPHLVPRVLARAKAGKLKLVGKEDKLVDTIFIDNAAYGHLLAGLDLCQAAKSAGKAYFLSNDEPITMAAMLNSILASADLPPVTKRVPAKLAFYVGYLLELVYGVLRVRTEPVMTRFIAKQLSSSHYFDISAAKNDLGYSPQVSMAEGMEKLKQSLLKS comes from the coding sequence ATGGAAGGAATAACAGTGTTAGTTTCAAAACAAACAGAGTTAGAACAACAAATATTGAACCAAACTGATATCGAAAACAGCCAGTTATCCTGCCTAACTCAAGGGGAACAGGCGGTGCTTAGGGCGTTAAAAAGTCAGTGCACAAAAGTGTTTGTCACAGGTGCTGGGGGTTTTTTGGGCAAAGCCATTTGTAAGCGCTTAAGGGCTGCTGGGATTGAAGTGGTCGGGTTTGCGAGAAGTGCCTACCCTGAGCTTGTGCGCCTTGGGGTCGACATGTACCAAGGGGATATCTGCGACTATGACAAGCTGCTCGATGCCATGAAAGGCTGTGACTTAGTGTTTCACGTCGCCTCTAAGGCTGGAGTCTGGGGCAGTGAAGACAGTTATTTTCTGCCCAACGTCAATGGCACTGCCAATGTGCTACGTGCCTGTAAAAAACATAAAATCCAAAAGCTTGTGTATACCAGCACCCCCAGCGTGACCTTTCAAGGCCAAGATGAAAACGGTATCGATGAGTCGGCGCCCTACGCCAGTAAATTCCTAAACTTTTATGCTCAGTCTAAGGCCTGCGCCGAGAAGATGGTGCTTGCCGCTAACGGTGAAAAAGTGAAAACTGTGGCCTTAAGGCCGCATCTTATCTGGGGGCCAGGGGATCCCCATTTAGTGCCGAGAGTACTAGCCAGAGCCAAAGCCGGCAAACTTAAGCTTGTGGGCAAAGAGGATAAATTAGTCGATACCATTTTTATTGATAATGCCGCGTACGGCCATTTATTGGCGGGGCTAGATTTATGCCAAGCTGCTAAGAGTGCTGGTAAGGCGTACTTTCTCAGTAATGATGAACCCATCACCATGGCGGCTATGTTAAATAGCATCTTAGCCAGCGCCGATTTACCACCAGTCACTAAGCGAGTTCCCGCTAAACTGGCCTTTTATGTGGGTTACTTGTTAGAGCTTGTTTATGGCGTGCTGCGGGTTCGCACTGAGCCTGTGATGACACGTTTTATAGCCAAGCAATTATCCTCTAGCCATTATTTCGATATTAGTGCCGCTAAAAATGATTTGGGTTACTCGCCGCAAGTGAGTATGGCCGAGGGGATGGAAAAGCTTAAACAGTCACTACTGAAAAGCTAA
- the oleC gene encoding olefin beta-lactone synthetase, which translates to MTSPSANLCRHLNTAANETPTALAVAVQQAHSGLLSSKARFSYDEINFAQLDKRSDDIAFALNQQGIVAGMKAVLMVTPSIEFFALTFALFKAGIIPILVDPGMGTANLKQCFEDAQPQVFIGIPKAHIARQLLGWGKDSVRHCVNVGGGSLARLLSGAPSLDELLAQSIKRKVKQYPMVKLNDHEMAAILFTSGSTGLPKGVIYSHSMFEAQIEALRCDYGIKPGERDLATFPLFSLFGPALGMASIVPDMDASKPISAKPEYLFAAIEQYQCSNLFVNPALLERLGQAGVAMKHKLTSVKRVISAGAPASIDAIARFSTLLAEDVPVLNSYGATESLPISFIASQDLLPTAEATDKGAGICVGKAIQGVEIRIIAISDEPIATWQPELSLEAGQIGEIVVKGPMISQSYYRNDKANALAKINDPEGGMRHRMGDLGYLDELGNLWMCGRKAHRVDVLETQGTGAMIKRYLSIPCERVFNTHPQVRRSALVGIRLNGQVMPLLCIELDNSLACSDTKALYQSLKDIAAKHPHTQGIERFLIHPSFPMDVRHNAKIFREKLAIWAQAKWKE; encoded by the coding sequence ATGACTTCGCCGAGCGCTAATCTATGTCGACACCTGAATACTGCAGCAAACGAAACCCCAACGGCACTGGCCGTCGCTGTGCAGCAGGCGCATAGCGGGCTCTTGTCCAGCAAAGCCCGTTTTAGCTATGATGAAATCAACTTCGCCCAGCTCGATAAACGCTCGGATGACATCGCCTTTGCCCTGAATCAGCAGGGAATTGTTGCCGGCATGAAAGCCGTGTTGATGGTGACCCCAAGTATTGAATTTTTCGCTTTAACCTTCGCACTATTTAAAGCGGGTATAATCCCTATTTTGGTGGACCCTGGTATGGGGACGGCAAACCTTAAGCAATGCTTCGAAGACGCCCAGCCACAAGTGTTTATCGGTATTCCTAAGGCGCATATCGCCAGACAGCTTCTGGGCTGGGGGAAGGACAGCGTGCGTCATTGCGTTAATGTGGGTGGAGGCTCCCTTGCACGGCTACTCTCAGGCGCGCCAAGTCTTGATGAACTGCTGGCGCAAAGCATTAAGCGCAAAGTGAAGCAATACCCCATGGTTAAGCTTAATGATCATGAGATGGCGGCCATCTTATTCACCAGTGGCAGTACAGGTTTGCCCAAAGGTGTTATCTATAGCCACAGCATGTTTGAGGCGCAAATTGAGGCATTAAGGTGTGATTATGGCATCAAACCGGGTGAGCGCGACTTAGCCACGTTTCCATTGTTTTCTTTGTTTGGCCCGGCTCTTGGTATGGCCTCAATCGTGCCAGACATGGACGCCAGCAAGCCCATTAGCGCCAAGCCTGAATACTTATTTGCCGCCATAGAGCAGTACCAGTGCAGCAATCTATTTGTGAATCCTGCATTACTTGAACGCTTAGGTCAGGCTGGCGTGGCTATGAAGCATAAACTCACCAGCGTTAAGCGGGTGATTTCAGCGGGGGCACCGGCCAGCATCGACGCCATTGCCCGTTTTTCTACTCTGTTGGCTGAGGATGTGCCAGTGCTTAACTCTTACGGCGCAACCGAGTCTCTGCCCATCAGTTTTATTGCAAGCCAAGACTTGCTGCCGACGGCTGAGGCCACCGACAAAGGCGCCGGGATCTGTGTGGGTAAAGCCATACAAGGGGTGGAGATACGCATCATTGCCATCAGCGATGAGCCCATAGCGACTTGGCAACCAGAGCTTAGCCTCGAGGCCGGCCAAATAGGTGAAATTGTGGTGAAAGGCCCCATGATAAGCCAAAGTTACTATCGCAATGACAAGGCCAATGCCTTAGCCAAAATTAATGACCCAGAAGGGGGCATGCGCCACCGCATGGGGGATTTAGGTTATTTGGATGAGTTGGGCAATTTATGGATGTGTGGCCGCAAAGCCCATAGAGTCGATGTGCTTGAAACACAAGGTACAGGGGCTATGATTAAACGTTACCTGTCCATACCTTGTGAGCGTGTGTTTAATACTCACCCTCAGGTGCGGCGTTCGGCGTTAGTCGGCATTAGGCTTAATGGGCAAGTTATGCCACTTTTGTGTATAGAATTAGATAACAGCCTGGCCTGCAGTGACACTAAGGCCTTGTATCAAAGCTTGAAGGACATAGCCGCCAAGCATCCACACACTCAAGGGATTGAGCGCTTTTTAATCCATCCTAGTTTTCCCATGGATGTGCGCCACAATGCCAAAATATTTCGTGAGAAGCTTGCCATTTGGGCCCAAGCTAAATGGAAGGAATAA
- a CDS encoding aspartate/glutamate racemase family protein, translating to MKTIGLLGGMSWESTLSYYKLINQGVNRELGGLHSAKICLNSVDFAEIEQLQHLGEWQQTADILAAAAQSIEAAGADCLLICTNTMHKVAPQISAAINIPLIHIADATAQQLILDGVRRVGLLGTQFTMAEDFYKGRLRDKFDIEVIIPDEEEQQLVHQVIYTELCQGVIRSESRQQYVAIIEKLQQQGAQAVILGCTEIALLVQQQHTCVPLYDTTAIHGQSAVQFALEQQG from the coding sequence ATGAAGACCATAGGATTATTGGGCGGCATGAGCTGGGAGTCGACCCTAAGCTATTACAAATTAATCAACCAAGGAGTTAATCGTGAGTTAGGCGGACTGCATTCGGCCAAAATATGCCTCAATAGCGTCGACTTTGCCGAAATCGAGCAACTGCAACATCTGGGAGAATGGCAACAAACCGCAGACATTCTTGCCGCAGCGGCTCAGTCTATTGAGGCCGCTGGCGCCGATTGCCTGCTCATTTGCACTAATACCATGCACAAGGTAGCCCCGCAAATTAGTGCAGCGATTAACATTCCCCTTATTCACATTGCCGATGCCACGGCGCAGCAGCTCATCCTTGACGGTGTTAGGCGGGTCGGGTTGCTGGGCACTCAATTCACTATGGCTGAAGACTTCTATAAAGGCAGGCTTAGGGATAAGTTCGATATAGAAGTCATTATTCCTGATGAAGAAGAGCAGCAGTTAGTACACCAAGTGATTTACACTGAGCTGTGTCAGGGCGTCATTCGCTCTGAGTCTAGACAGCAATATGTGGCGATCATCGAAAAACTGCAGCAACAAGGCGCTCAAGCTGTGATCCTCGGTTGCACCGAAATCGCCTTGCTGGTGCAGCAACAGCACACTTGTGTCCCCTTGTACGATACCACCGCCATCCACGGTCAAAGTGCGGTGCAGTTTGCACTCGAACAGCAAGGCTAA